In a single window of the Trichoderma breve strain T069 chromosome 6, whole genome shotgun sequence genome:
- a CDS encoding indoleamine 2,3-dioxygenase domain-containing protein: MSPHAIRPEALSQEQTDLSKFAVSRHAFLPEDSPPKMLSDSYYEPWELVAHNLPELIKAGRIHDAIRELPILSTEGLKSEAEWRRAYVILSFFTHAYIWGGDVPEQILPPSVTVPYLRVSAHLELPPTLTYAGANLWNFTCNGEDFSNPEELSTLLSFTGTESESWFLLISVAMEAKASSIIPIMTRAIEAIKVHDYQVIIKALEELKSHIEEVGTLLERMHERCDPMTFYHQIRPFLAGSMNMEAAGLPKGVFYDEGNGKGEWRKLRGGSNGQSSLIAFWDIVLGVMHKGHSDSKGSFHEEARDYMPGPHARFLVHVARLGSIRKLALDLEDPLQEEEHLLRAAYTSAVETFTAFRQKHINIVTRYILIPSKQPWTGPTRVNLASSSSEKKGEGLTGTGGSQLFPFLKQSRDETTVAGKLENSKP, translated from the exons ATGTCTCCCCACGCTATCCGTCCAGAGGCCTTGAGCCAAGAGCAGACAGACCTGTCCAAATTTGCCGTCTCAAGACACGCCTTTCTCCCTGAAGACAGCCCCCCTAAGATGTTATCGGATTCGTACTATGAGCCGTGGGAACTCGTCGCTCACAACCTGCCAGAGCTGATCAAGGCTGGTCGTAtccatgatgccatcagGGAACTTCCGATCCTATCAACTGAGGGCCTCAAGTCCGAAGCTGAATGGCGGAGAGCCTATGTCATCCTGTCTTTCTTCACACACGCATACATCTGGGGCGGAGATGTCCCTGAGCAG ATCCTGCCGCCTTCAGTGACCGTTCCGTATCTCCGTGTCTCCGCTCATCTTGAGCTGCCCCCTACCTTGACCTATGCCGGCGCCAATCTTTGGAACTTTACCTGCAATGGAGAAGACTTTTCCAACCCAGAGGAACTCAGTACCTTGTTGTCCTTTACCGGCACCGAATCCGAGTCCTGGTTTCTGCTCATCAGTGTTGCCATGGAGGCCAaggcctcttccatcattcCCATCATGACTCGAgcaattgaagccatcaaggTCCACGACTATCAGGTCATCATCAAAGCATTGGAAGAGCTGAAATCACATATCGAAGAAGTTGGAACTCTCCTGGAGAGAATGCACGAGCGCTGTGATCCCATGACATTCTATCACCAGATCAGACCATTCCTTGCCGGTAGCATGAACATGGAGGCTGCCGGCCTGCCCAAGGGTGTCTTTTATGACGAAGGAAACGGCAAAGGCGAGTGGAGGAAGCTCCGGGGCGGAAGCAATGGCCAGAGCTCACTCATTGCGTTTTGGGATATCGTCCTCGGCGTCATGCACAAGGGCCACTCAGACAGCAAGGGGAGCTTCCACGAAGAGGCCAGAGATTATATGCCGGGCCCTCATGCTAGATTCCTAGTGCACGTGGCTCGCCTGGGCAGCATCCGCAAGCTTGCacttgatcttgaagatcctctgcaggaagaagagcaccTACTCAGGGCAGCCTATACGTCTGCAGTAGAGACCTTTACTGCGTTCCGACAGAAACACATCAACATTGTGACGAGATACATCCTCATTCCCTCTAAGCAGCCTTGGACCGGACCGACTCGCGTGAATTtggcaagctcctcatcggaaaagaagggagaggggCTTACTGGCACCGGAGGCTCCCAGCTCTTCCCGTTTTTGAAGCAGTCGAGAGACGAGACTACCGTTGCGGGCAAGCTTGAGAACTCGAAGCCATGA